Proteins found in one Erythrobacter sp. 3-20A1M genomic segment:
- a CDS encoding HlyD family type I secretion periplasmic adaptor subunit: MAGAQVAQLSQRSRQAAADIQAYRSQLNSYARQSALIDEELEQTRELYRDKLTTLDRLNALERSAASLDANRQTASANIQQAQARISEFRAQAGTVGATDKSAAAEELVRVQSALADLKKQKVAADDTLDRTVIRAPEAGIVDKMSVKTIGAVIPAGETLLEIVPDADDLTVQARILPNDIDQIDEGQKAVLLFSGLNRQTTPEIEGVVSFVSPDSATDDAGHTFYRVTIEIPEDQLRRLGNVKLRVGMPVEAFIQTNERTMLSFFLRPLTDQLRRSFRSN, encoded by the coding sequence ATCGCGGGGGCGCAGGTCGCGCAGTTGAGCCAACGCAGCCGACAGGCCGCCGCCGATATTCAGGCCTATCGCAGCCAGCTCAACTCCTATGCCCGCCAGTCCGCCCTGATCGACGAGGAACTGGAACAGACTCGCGAGCTCTATCGCGACAAGCTGACGACGCTGGACCGGCTCAACGCGCTGGAACGGTCCGCCGCCAGCCTCGATGCGAATCGGCAGACTGCCTCGGCCAACATCCAGCAAGCACAGGCGCGGATCAGCGAATTCCGGGCACAGGCGGGCACTGTCGGAGCCACGGACAAGAGTGCGGCGGCCGAGGAACTCGTTCGGGTCCAGTCGGCGCTCGCCGATCTCAAGAAGCAGAAGGTGGCGGCGGACGACACGCTCGACCGCACGGTGATCCGCGCGCCGGAAGCGGGAATCGTCGACAAGATGTCGGTGAAGACCATCGGCGCGGTCATCCCGGCAGGCGAAACCCTGCTGGAGATCGTGCCCGATGCCGACGATCTGACCGTCCAGGCCCGCATCCTGCCGAACGATATCGACCAGATCGATGAGGGGCAGAAGGCCGTCCTGCTGTTCAGCGGACTGAACCGACAGACAACCCCGGAGATCGAGGGCGTGGTGTCCTTCGTTTCTCCGGACAGCGCGACCGACGATGCAGGCCACACCTTCTATCGCGTGACGATCGAAATCCCCGAAGACCAGCTGCGCAGGCTGGGCAATGTGAAGCTGCGAGTCGGGATGCCGGTGGAGGCGTTCATCCAGACCAACGAGCGCACGATGCTGAGCTTTTTCCTGCGCCCCTTGACGGATCAGCTGCGGCGCTCTTTCCGCTCCAATTGA